The sequence below is a genomic window from Streptomyces sp. V1I1.
CCGAAGTCGCCTCCATGGTGGCGTACTTGGCGAGCGACGAGGCGGCGTACGTGACGGGCGCGGAACTGTCGGTGGACGGCGGCCACGCGGCGTAACGCCTGCGGCGGCCTGTTCCCCACCCCGCCCCTTCCCGCTGTATCGATTTGCGGCTCCGCCGCGTGGGGGGCAAGCCCCCAGACCCCGGTACGCCCTTCGGGCGTTGTCCTCAATCGCCGGACGGGCTTGAAGTTCCGCCCGTCCGGCCGGAACTTGAGCCCGCCCGGACAAATCAAGCCCCTCCGGCGATTGAGGAGCGGGGTTCGGGGCGGAGCCCCGGTCGGGCCGAATGTTCAGCCCCGCCGGCGATTGAGGCGCGGGGTCCGGGGCGGAGCCCCAGTTCAGGGAAACGGGCGGGGTGGGGGAAAACCCCCGGGTCAGCCGCCCAGCTCCTGGTGACGCGCCACCAGGCGACCCGCCCCCTCCTCCGTCAGAGAACCAAAGACCCGCAGCCGCGAAATCCCGCCATCCGGATAGATGTCCACCCGCACATGCGTCCCCACCGCCACCGCACCCAGCACAAAGCGATGATTCGTGTCCGGCTGCAGACGCGTCCGCGGCAGAATCTCCGCCCACTCCCCCTTCTCACCGTCGCGGAGCGAAACCGCCGCCCACCCCGCGCTGTTGCCCTTCAGATACGCCGTATCGATCTCCACCGCGCGGATCTCGGACTGCTCCACCAGCTGGTAGCGGATCCAGTCGTTGCCCTTGTCCCGGCGGCGGCGGGTCTCCCAGCCGTCGTCCATCTTGCGGGAGCGGCCCGGCTGGATGGTGTTGGTGGCCGGGGAGTAGAAGCGGTCGGAGGCGTCCTCGACCTGGCCGCCGTTCTCCAGCGCGACGACGTCGAACGTGCCGAGCGCACCGAGCCACGCCGGGTCGGGCGCGACCTCGCCGTAGACCCGCAGGCGGGCGATGCCGCCGTCGGGGTGCTGGTTGACGCGCAGATGCGTGAAGCGCTGCTCGACGTCGACCGCGAAGCCGTTCGCCGCATGGCCGCCGATGGCCGTACGGGGGACGAGCGTTGTCCACTTCACGTCGCCGCCGATCAGGTCCTCGGGCGACGGGGACCCCGGCACCGATGCCGCCTCGACCGACACCGCCTGCGGGTAGTTGCCGCGGAAGTGGGCGGTGTCGATGACGATGCCGCGTACGACACCGGGCGCGCCGAGCCGTACGAGCGCCCAGTCATGATCGTCTTCGGTCGGGTGGGGCTGCGCGGCGCTCACACCGCGGCGACGGCGGGTCTCCCAACCGTCCATGATCTTGCCCTTGTGGCCGAAGTGCTCCGGGTCGAACTCCGCGGCCTCGGGCTTCAGCATGTTCTCGCGCTCGGCGAAGAACTCGTCGTTGGCGGCGATGACGCCCGCGCCGAGCCGCCGGTCGGCGAGGTCGGCG
It includes:
- the alc gene encoding allantoicase produces the protein MVSIPSFTGDARPFGGGDPYADYRTADFPFVHYADLADRRLGAGVIAANDEFFAERENMLKPEAAEFDPEHFGHKGKIMDGWETRRRRGVSAAQPHPTEDDHDWALVRLGAPGVVRGIVIDTAHFRGNYPQAVSVEAASVPGSPSPEDLIGGDVKWTTLVPRTAIGGHAANGFAVDVEQRFTHLRVNQHPDGGIARLRVYGEVAPDPAWLGALGTFDVVALENGGQVEDASDRFYSPATNTIQPGRSRKMDDGWETRRRRDKGNDWIRYQLVEQSEIRAVEIDTAYLKGNSAGWAAVSLRDGEKGEWAEILPRTRLQPDTNHRFVLGAVAVGTHVRVDIYPDGGISRLRVFGSLTEEGAGRLVARHQELGG